A stretch of Candidatus Binatia bacterium DNA encodes these proteins:
- a CDS encoding DUF2007 domain-containing protein gives MVHELAGLAIDEPAFVDLEEVLSTNNHGEIALVKSLLEAENIPYVAQGENFTMRAPIPVRFLVPREHLVRAREVLEDLL, from the coding sequence TTGGTTCATGAGTTGGCGGGCCTCGCGATCGATGAGCCTGCGTTCGTTGATCTCGAGGAGGTCTTGAGCACCAACAATCACGGTGAGATCGCGCTGGTAAAATCGCTTCTCGAAGCCGAAAACATTCCCTACGTTGCGCAAGGCGAAAATTTCACCATGAGAGCGCCCATTCCGGTCCGGTTTCTTGTGCCCAGGGAGCACCTCGTTCGAGCGCGCGAAGTCCTTGAAGATCTACTTTAA